In Acidobacteriota bacterium, the genomic stretch CTACAAACAGAGCGCCCGTCGTTTTCATTCCCAGCGCGCTTTCCGCCAGCCCTGCCACACCTCCACCAACCCGGGACGACAGAGCTGCCAGCATGGCAGTGCCGGAGCTCACCGACTGGTCGGGGGGCATCAACTGGGCGGTTGACTGGTAGCGTTTTGGAATCATGAAGGCGATCGCCGCGGCAAAGATCAGCCCCAGAAGGGCAGCCCGCATCAACAGACGCCGGCTGCTCCACAGAAGTTTCGCCCGCATCACGCTGCGCTCCCGCGCCCGGTGGGCCGATTCTTCATCGAGGTGTTCGATTACGAGTTCTTCGGGGTCGTAAGTCCGCTCGTGGCCTACGGCCGTTTCAGTCGGACGATTGCTCAAGCATTGCTCCCTTCAATAACGTCCGCATCACACCTTCCATTTTGTTTAATGAACCCGCCAGCGCGGCCAGTAAGTGAGCTGGACCGACGAGGTGAAATTTGATGTCGGTCCCGGACGCAGGACGGGATAATCCCACTTCTCATACTGCAACGAGGCGGAGACACTGAGCTCCCGCCCCAGCCAGAAACTGGCCTCCACGCCGCCATCATCCAGTTTTCCACCGTTGGGCACAAACTGCGCGCTCACTTGCTGGTGCCGGTACCTGAACCGGAGGTAACTGCGCGGGCCGTGCCAATAAGTCAGCCAGGCCTGCTCGCCCTGCCCGTCACGCCCAACCCAGCTTCCGATCAGGTTTCCGTCGTTTCGATAACCCGTGCGCCAAGTAACATTGGAATAGTAGAAGCCACAGCAAAGATTATTGCTGGGGACGCCAATCGGGTTATCGGTGTACACTCCTTCCAACCTCAGATCAATTTTCGGCAGCTTTGGCAGATGAGAGAAGTAGAGCCCGGCGCTATTAGCCGAACGGTCAAAATAGGCCACGGGCGAGAACTGGTCATCGGTGAACGAATCGGTATAAAATGTCACCCAATTCCGCAGCCCAGGCAAGCGATACGTCATGTCGAACCCGGCACGCCGGTCACCGGGCTTGACCGTTGTGCCAGCCACCGTGTTGCCGAGCGAAAACATGCTACGGGCGAACGAATTCAGCGTCAAAGGATAGCCTGTGCCCGCAAAAATGGTGGTACGATCAAAACCAAACTCGAGATTCGGCGTAGGCTTGAAGCTGATTTTCTCGCCGTGGATCATCGGCTGGTCGGAGAGTTGCGCTCCCCATTGGCCTATCAATCCGATTGGGGGCTCATGATAAATGAACCGGTAACCGTCGAGCCGCCCGATAAAAAATTCGGTCCGCACCGGCCCCAACCGGCCCAAAATGCTCGGCAGCTTGACGGGGCTGACCCTGCTGATTTTGAGCATCGTGATTGGAGCGGCGTTATTACTGAACATCATCGATCCGCCCTCTGCGGGTCCCCACCAGAGGCTCTGCTTCCCAAAAGATATCTGCCAATTTTCGAAGTTCATCGCCACGTAGGCGTCGAGTGCGCGAAAACGGTCCGCGGAAAAGGTGAGCTGTGACGGCGGCAACGGCAGGCCATAATCTGCGGTTTGGATAAACTGCCGTGCCCCCAGTGGCAGTTCGGGCCCCGCAGGAGCATGCTGATATTCGCCCCTTAGGTACGCCGTGAACGGTCCGGAAGAAGCCCAGCCTGATATGCCGCTAACGCTGTTGAACCCCTCGCCGTAAGGACGGCCGAAGTCATTGATTATCGTCTGGCCAAAGTGGTATCCTTCGCTCAGCGGCTGTCCTGAAATTCCCGTAAACCGCGTGTACATTGACTCGAGCTCAGCACTCCGGTTACGGGCGCCACCCAGCAGCGCAAAGTCGCCTGCAAACTCTCTCTGGAGGCTATCAATCAGGCGGTCAGGCACCGGCGGGTCGTTTTCCAGCGCCCTTTGGTGGTCAACAGCCTCTTCCACCAGCCGGGCACATTCAAGCCGCGTCCACGGCCGCATGCCGAGCATACCCGTTTGCACGTAGCCCATCGCTTCCAGCCGGGCGATTGCCGGATACACCCAGCTATCCAGCGGCACGTAAGGTGAACCCATTCTTTCCGGTTGACGGTTGCGCTCCTCATCACGATCGCGTCCCGGCATCTGCCAGCTGCCGCCCCAGATTTCAGGATTATGGTGCGAATGGTAAACGTGCTGGGCAATCAGGTATCCGAGAATGCTGCCTACCAGCACATCTGAAGGGAAATGTTCCTTGCCCGTAACACGGGAAGCGCTGATGGCGGAAGCCAGGCCGTAGGCAAACAACCTGGTCAGTGGCCCGGGATATTCATGCGCCAGGACGCCCGCCGCCGACCAGGCAGCGGCCGAATGTTCCGAGGGAAACGAATTCCCTCCCTGCCTGAAGCGTCCGTCGGCATTGCCAACATAAGGACGCTCCCGGCCAGCAGCGCTTTTGATGGCGGTCGTGGCCAGATAACTGTCAAGGACAGCCTCGCCGCTCAGCACGCCTGTTTCGCGCATATGTTCGTTGTGCCGCAATTTGCCCAGCAGGTAGAGTCCGCCAGCGCCGCCGATCAGCGTAGCGGCGCCCATATTGGAAAATGTCCGGCTGTTGTTGATCCGCGATGGATCATTCGAAAGATGCCGGCTGACTTCGGTGTCGGTAACCAGCAGGGCAGCGGCCAGCCCCCCCAGCGGCACCAGCCAGTCCGCATCACGCAAGCGCAGATGGAAGGGGCTGGTCCAGATGGCTTTCTGGTCGCCCGCCATATGTTTCACGAGTGGAAGCCCCACACTGTTGTTATACTCGCTCGGATCCGGAAAGGACTCGTCCTTCGTTTTCTTGTGGTGACCCCACCAGTCGGGCTGCACATGGTGCCGGACTGGATCCGGGGTTTGAATCGTTTCGCCCAGGGTCCGCGGCTTTGTCTGCGCCAAAACCGTCACGGTTGTGGTCAATATGAGGTACGTAACGACCATGGATTTCAGTAATTGCACTTTCAATATCCTCGACTGGCAACTAGCAGCGTCCGTGATTTTCAAAGAGGATAACTCCAGATGACCTCATACACAGACCACCCTCGCCAATAAAATAGTGGACTGCCAACCCATTATTCTCTCCTGACCTTTCGATGGGCGCACTCCTCAGTAGTAGTGAGCAACCAGCACCGCAGACGTCACGATGGAAGAAACTACCTGCGCAGTCTGGAAGATGGATTTCCACTGCGGGGGCCCTGCCACGGGTTTCTCGGGAACGACGATTGTGTCTCCGGGGTAGAGCGTGGCGCCAAGAGGATCGCCCCTCCACAACGAGAACCCTTTTTCAGATCCGATGACACTCCCGTCAGCACGAATTACAAAAATCGATTTCTTATTGGCCAGATTAGTCGCCCCGCCTGCCTGGTTCAGATACCACTTCGCACTCTTTCCTGGGTTATAGGATGCCGCGGTGGGGTTGTACACCTGTCCCTGGATCATAACGTAGCTTGGCCTTGCTGGAACGATCAGTACATCCCCCGCCCGCACCTGGACGTCATCTGCCGAATTGGACCAGTGGCGGATTTCCTTTGAGATGTGAATGACCACACGCCCGACCGGAGGGTTATTGAGAAGGTTCTGGAGTGTTGTCTGCCATTGCTGGTAACCAGCTTCCATGGCAAGCTTCGCCTCCTGATCATTCACGGCAGTCATCTTCGTTTGCAGGTCATTCTGAGACTGCCGCACACGGTCAACAAGGTCCTGGTACGAACCCATTTGGATATTGCGAACGTCCTTGCGCTCCAGAATCGCACCATAAGGATAAGCCTGGGGCGAGAATCCACCTGCGCGCAACAGCACTGAACTTAACCTCTCGCCGGGGGAAATCCCATAGGTTCCGGGATGCTGGACTTCACCGCGAATCGTGATCGAGGCACCAAGGTCTTTCCAGCCCGGAACTTCCCTGACGGTCAGTACGTCTCCGTCCGTGAGCACCGGGTTCGACTTGGCGGTTCCTTTGAGCGCCGCAGCCAGGTTGATCTGCTGGTGTTCAGAATTTCCGGGATTCGCAGCACCAACGTCATAGCTTGTCAGGTCAGCCATTTCGCGGTCGGCGCTTCGCTTCAATCCGCCCGCCAGGGCCACCAGATCTCTGACGCGCAAGTTTGCCGTCAGCGGGAACCGGCCCGGCCGTACAACCTGACCTTCCACGTAAACACTGGGCGGGTCAGCCTTCAGGGGGTTCTGCTGTATCATGATGCGGTCACGCGACTCGAGCAGCACATTTTCCAGCGGATCTCCATTCAGCGCCTGCCGCAGGTTGATGCTCATGATTTTCAGCTTGCCGTCTGGCAGATTACGAACCAACTGAGCAGACCCGAGATAGGCGTCTGGAGAAATACCTCCCGCCTGATAGATCGCGTCGCGCACGCGCACCACGCCCGTTGTCCGGAACGTCCCGGGATTGCGCACATCCCCGCCCACCGTCACGGTCGGCGCAAGAGTGAAATCGAACCGGCTGAAGATCCTCACCGTATCAAGCGGATCCAACTGCGGGGACGAGCCGGGATGAGCAAGGACCTTGGACAGATCAAAACTCTCCACGGTTGGAGAATAGTCGGGCGCTTTCAAGCGGATGATCTCCGCATAATGATTAGCGGGCTCGGGTAGCAGATCAGAATAGGAAGAAATCAGATCGCTCAGCCGCATTCCGGAGTGGTAGGAGTAACGCCCGGGACGCAGCACGTGCCCTTCAAGGTAGACCGTGTCGGTGTTGTAGGGCGCGATGGGGAAGATGCGGATGATATCGCCGTCGTGAATGGTGAACGACTCCAATTGCTGATTGATCTCGGCGGATCCCTTCGGGTTCTGAATGTTCAGGCTCAGCATCGTCCGCTTTTCATGGGCTTCCACACGCTGGACTTCAATATGACGTAGGGCCGCCGTGGGCAGGATGCCGCCCGCCAGCTGAAGGACCTGAGCCAACGTCTCTTCTCCATTAAGTTCATAGATAGCAGGACGCCGCACTGTGCCTTCGACGGTAACTTCCGGCCCCACCGGTGGCACCAGAATCGTGTCGCCGTTCTCCAGCCTTTCGAGGTCTGAGCGCACGCCGTGCAACAGCAGGTCGTAAAGATCCACGTTCTGGACGAGTTCCTTGCCGCGGTAATGCTTAACCATCCGCAAGGAACCCTCTTTCGCCGGCCCGCCCGCGGCAATCAGCGCGTTCAACGGGGTCGATAGCGAACTGATGTCATAGGCGCCGGGATATTTGACTTCGCCTACCACATAGACGCGAACGGCCCGGAGCCTGACCAGGCTGACGTCAGCAGAAACGTCTCGAAACTGTGTTCGCAATGCCTGCTGGACCCTTTGCTGGACCGCGTCCATCGTTTCTCCGCTCACCATGAGCGGCCCCACCTCCGGCAACGAAACGCGCCCTTCGCGGTCCACTACGCGGTATATGCGCGACGCTACGCTTCCCCACAAATTAATAGTCAGGCCATCGCCCGGGCCCACGACATAGCTGGGCCCCGCGGGCAAGTCCATGGGGAGTTCCCCGGTGTCCTCTGCGGGGGTATTTTGGAATACATCCAGACCGAAGCGTTCAAGCTTGGGGGAATGTGGGGACACCTGCTCGTAAAGGTCATAGAGTGAAGGGATGTTCGAATACGGATTGGCGCGATGTACCACCTGAGGCCGAGGAGATACTTCCTGATAGCTCTGCCCTGTCTGCTGGTAATACGGCGAATACCGCCATGGGCGAGGCAGAGTTCCCTCCCCGGTTCCCGGCGCCTGCGTTATCGGTTCGCTGAGTTTCGGCTCTATCTGGTAGGGCCCGAAGTTACCTCCAGGCTGAAGCGTGGGCAGTGAGGGATAATTTGCATCCGCTGAAAGACTGTTCGCGTCCAGTCCGTTGCCGGTAATTCCGTCCATTCCACTCATTGTGCCCAGACTGCCGGGCCTGCTCTGGCCTTCCGTATCAGGCTGACTCAGTGGCTCCGACGGCAACGTGCTTTTACTGTCCTCACCGGCAGAGTCCGGGAACGATTGTGGGACAACCGTCTGGTTGATTTGGCGCATCTTCAAAAGCTGGTCGCCCGGGTTATTCATGTCGGGCTGATTCAGCGGCGGGATTGGCGTCGGGCCCAACTGCTGGGGTGCAGGTTCCTGCTGGTTCTGCCGGAATCTTTGCCTTCCCCGGTTGGCAGACGGCACCTCTCCTGCTGCGGGGTAGGTTTCGCCCTGGGGCGCGTTGTAAACAGGCGGCGCCTGCTGAGTTGGGATCTGCTCCAATCGCTTTTCTTCTGCTATTAATTGAATCTGCTGCTCGAGCGCCATTTTGGATTTGGGATTGACCTCCGGCGTGAGGTAGCCGTAACGCTGCAGCAGTCGGGTTGCTACCGCCCGGAACTTCAGGTCGTTTGCAAGGCGGTCGTAGATTCCATCCTTGCCCATTTGTTGTTCATCCACCATTTGGCCGTGGTCGGTGGCGTCGCGGGCAATCCAGTGCTGCAATTCCACCAGAAGCCCCGGCTGCTCCTCCAGCACCTTTTCGATCTCCGGCGCTGACGCAGCGACGAAATCCAGATTCTGGCGGGCAAGGGTAGATAAAGGCGCGGATTCGAAGGCTTGCCTGGGCTGCCCGTACTGCGCGCGCTCCGTAGTTTGCTGCTGTTGCTGCGCGATCAGCGCCGGGCAAAAAGCTGGAACGGCCATTGCCAGAAGTGATGCAATGACTGTGAAGCGCAGGCGCCGCGCCGACGCCCATTGTCTGATCATGAAGAATAAACTCACTGATAACCTCCTGCTCGTCGTCCCGGGCCTCTGAGGACGCCGAGGATCCCTTCTTCAGAAGCTTCCACATCGAAAGAATGGATATCGATGGAGGCCCAGTAGAAAATGCTGCTGTTGCGCTCCGGCGCCAGGGCCAGAATCTTCATGTTGGGGAACTTTTCGAGCAGGAGGTCGCAAACAGGCGGGCGAGTCCGGGGATTATCCAGAGCGACAATCAGGAAATCCGGCTGCTGTCGTTCCACGGCACCGAGGATGTCGGCCT encodes the following:
- a CDS encoding phosphatase PAP2 family protein translates to MQLLKSMVVTYLILTTTVTVLAQTKPRTLGETIQTPDPVRHHVQPDWWGHHKKTKDESFPDPSEYNNSVGLPLVKHMAGDQKAIWTSPFHLRLRDADWLVPLGGLAAALLVTDTEVSRHLSNDPSRINNSRTFSNMGAATLIGGAGGLYLLGKLRHNEHMRETGVLSGEAVLDSYLATTAIKSAAGRERPYVGNADGRFRQGGNSFPSEHSAAAWSAAGVLAHEYPGPLTRLFAYGLASAISASRVTGKEHFPSDVLVGSILGYLIAQHVYHSHHNPEIWGGSWQMPGRDRDEERNRQPERMGSPYVPLDSWVYPAIARLEAMGYVQTGMLGMRPWTRLECARLVEEAVDHQRALENDPPVPDRLIDSLQREFAGDFALLGGARNRSAELESMYTRFTGISGQPLSEGYHFGQTIINDFGRPYGEGFNSVSGISGWASSGPFTAYLRGEYQHAPAGPELPLGARQFIQTADYGLPLPPSQLTFSADRFRALDAYVAMNFENWQISFGKQSLWWGPAEGGSMMFSNNAAPITMLKISRVSPVKLPSILGRLGPVRTEFFIGRLDGYRFIYHEPPIGLIGQWGAQLSDQPMIHGEKISFKPTPNLEFGFDRTTIFAGTGYPLTLNSFARSMFSLGNTVAGTTVKPGDRRAGFDMTYRLPGLRNWVTFYTDSFTDDQFSPVAYFDRSANSAGLYFSHLPKLPKIDLRLEGVYTDNPIGVPSNNLCCGFYYSNVTWRTGYRNDGNLIGSWVGRDGQGEQAWLTYWHGPRSYLRFRYRHQQVSAQFVPNGGKLDDGGVEASFWLGRELSVSASLQYEKWDYPVLRPGPTSNFTSSVQLTYWPRWRVH
- a CDS encoding response regulator transcription factor, which encodes MMESRTTRNVRVLVANRPRLIRELVLATIADQPDIEVVGEVQNEADILGAVERQQPDFLIVALDNPRTRPPVCDLLLEKFPNMKILALAPERNSSIFYWASIDIHSFDVEASEEGILGVLRGPGRRAGGYQ